A stretch of Imperialibacter roseus DNA encodes these proteins:
- a CDS encoding DUF5916 domain-containing protein yields the protein MRHLTLFLIVVAIISISSLSARQLQGDLSSYQLQIMRSTDPIKVDGMLGEDSWSTPNVASDFWQQYPKDNIKTDVRTEVRMTYDADNLYIAAICYDVEDYVVQTLKRDNGLFTSDAFGIIIDPVNSNTNGFLFGVSPYNVQTEELLGPNATQPDRMTFSWDNRWYSAVTRHPDRYVVEMAIPFKTLRFNSQNSTWGVNFFRNDMSRNQKYSWTPLPVNFELYDLGYTGDLKWDIAPTKNGTNISVLPYVTGGVTRDNEAESPRSETSVRVGGDAKIALTSSLNLDLTVNPDFSTVDVDVQQTNLTRFNLRFPEKRGFFLENNDLFTEFGPNDAKPIFTRRMGLDMDNRPVAINYGARLSGNVTPNTRIGLLHLQTKSNDTVPGQNYSIAVFNQRIWSRSVLRGYVTNRQAYTQDDGWHANNYGRNTGLEFNYLNNSGTWNYFAAYHLSAKPDAGYGSFTNLGIEYAGRKWKARINYWNISSDYFADMGFFPRLENYDAVRDTLIHLGWERIYGRFGYVFRPAKGSKIVAHDIELRTYNDLYPDGTISDLENRIDYKIKFQNTAELQLQPQLLKTNLRFPTDFTDAAPLMPGSFDYGRFNVTYQSDARKLFSWQTEVGVGQYYNGNLTRYLLQLNYRRQPWGTFSVGWEQNNLKLPDPYGESNLRLVNARAEVNFSTKVFWTTFLQYNTQRENFNVNSRLQWRYSTMSDIFLVYSDNYTTSPFLQYNRNRAILLKLNYMFNL from the coding sequence ATGAGACACCTGACCCTTTTTCTAATCGTTGTTGCCATTATTTCAATCTCCTCATTGTCGGCGAGGCAGTTACAGGGTGATTTGTCAAGCTATCAACTACAGATAATGAGGAGCACCGATCCTATTAAAGTCGATGGTATGCTAGGCGAGGACTCATGGTCTACGCCAAACGTTGCGAGTGATTTCTGGCAGCAATACCCCAAGGATAACATAAAAACGGATGTCCGCACTGAAGTTAGAATGACTTACGATGCCGATAACTTATACATCGCTGCTATTTGCTATGATGTGGAGGATTATGTTGTTCAGACTTTAAAGAGGGACAACGGACTTTTTACCAGTGATGCCTTTGGGATAATTATCGATCCGGTAAATAGCAATACCAATGGCTTTCTTTTTGGTGTAAGTCCCTACAATGTGCAGACGGAAGAGCTGCTTGGGCCCAATGCTACCCAACCCGACAGGATGACTTTTAGCTGGGACAACCGGTGGTACTCTGCCGTTACCCGCCACCCGGACAGGTATGTTGTTGAGATGGCGATCCCATTCAAAACCCTGCGGTTCAACAGCCAAAACAGTACCTGGGGCGTCAATTTCTTTCGCAATGATATGTCGAGGAATCAAAAGTATAGCTGGACTCCGTTGCCTGTTAATTTTGAACTTTATGATCTGGGGTACACTGGTGATCTGAAATGGGACATTGCCCCGACAAAAAATGGCACCAATATCTCGGTGCTGCCCTATGTTACAGGCGGCGTAACAAGAGACAACGAGGCCGAATCGCCTCGCTCGGAGACGAGCGTGCGTGTGGGAGGAGATGCGAAAATTGCGCTCACTTCTTCACTCAACCTGGACCTTACGGTTAATCCCGATTTTTCGACTGTTGACGTGGATGTGCAGCAAACGAACCTGACCAGGTTCAACCTCAGGTTTCCTGAAAAACGTGGTTTTTTTCTCGAAAACAATGACCTCTTTACCGAGTTTGGCCCCAACGACGCCAAGCCCATTTTTACCAGACGAATGGGACTCGACATGGACAACAGGCCGGTTGCAATTAACTACGGAGCCCGATTGAGTGGAAATGTGACTCCCAACACCAGGATCGGTTTGTTGCATCTTCAAACCAAATCAAATGATACCGTACCAGGACAAAACTATTCCATAGCCGTTTTTAATCAGAGAATTTGGAGTCGCTCCGTTTTGAGAGGCTACGTTACAAACCGCCAGGCTTACACACAAGATGATGGTTGGCATGCAAATAATTATGGGAGAAATACTGGATTAGAATTTAACTACCTGAACAACTCTGGTACCTGGAATTATTTTGCGGCTTATCACCTTTCAGCGAAGCCTGACGCTGGTTATGGGTCGTTTACGAACCTGGGTATTGAATATGCGGGAAGAAAATGGAAGGCACGCATAAATTACTGGAACATATCGTCCGACTACTTCGCCGATATGGGCTTTTTCCCCCGCCTTGAAAACTACGATGCTGTGAGAGATACACTGATTCATCTCGGTTGGGAGCGAATTTATGGCAGGTTCGGCTATGTGTTTCGTCCGGCAAAGGGCAGCAAGATTGTGGCGCACGACATAGAGTTGAGAACCTATAACGATCTTTACCCGGACGGCACCATCAGCGACCTGGAGAACAGGATTGACTATAAGATCAAATTCCAAAACACCGCCGAACTCCAGCTACAACCTCAGTTGCTTAAGACCAACCTAAGATTTCCTACAGACTTTACCGATGCCGCTCCGCTGATGCCGGGCTCATTCGACTACGGACGGTTCAACGTCACCTACCAATCCGATGCCAGGAAATTATTCTCTTGGCAAACTGAAGTAGGTGTGGGGCAGTACTACAATGGCAACCTAACCAGGTACTTGCTTCAGCTGAACTACAGGAGGCAGCCCTGGGGTACCTTTTCCGTGGGCTGGGAACAAAACAATCTCAAACTGCCTGATCCATACGGGGAGTCAAACCTCAGGCTGGTAAACGCCCGAGCTGAAGTCAATTTTAGCACGAAGGTATTTTGGACAACTTTCTTGCAATACAATACACAGCGGGAGAATTTCAATGTGAACAGCAGGCTGCAGTGGCGCTACAGCACCATGTCGGATATCTTTCTTGTGTACAGCGACAACTATACTACGTCGCCGTTTCTCCAATATAACCGAAACAGGGCCATCCTTCTTAAGCTCAATTACATGTTCAATTTATAG
- a CDS encoding RagB/SusD family nutrient uptake outer membrane protein, with protein MKKYILILSFAFLMGCSEEFLSVDNPNALTPSAFPTSAADLESILIGVYGTQHGYGLYGHTILAKGYHVWDHTMNLAWQGTQTWINQAQNDTRPSDEFLKDIWKDSYKGVIRANSLLESVEGFRSGEVKPATAVTGDQLDKFEGQALYLRAWFYYNLIIIFGEDMIINGQGRDAMGVPIVLKTANSVSETFVGRASVGEVWDQIKDDLQKSLALMGTTTWSGADRFKINQWGLKGLLGKVYALTGDWETAKGYLKDVIDNSGKSLVPFNVYKNMYNSDPANEFNSESLIEIALEDDNVGRSNDETSLGSWYASIVAPSIVINDLPLASSWSNEFIHEKNLARFGFTQDHYFQDGVVEPRASNVRPGYVTEALALRADPLNSPVDPRLYIAGFQPYADSIMADGKKTAISHFADGVEVNRPAWSFRKYVNVTERQRLIRDSGANFYLLRLADVYLLYAEASIETGDIATGLEYINKVHRRAYNLPVDAPHPSDYVTLTDATKAVGDPELGNNVLRYERFVELFGEGQKWTDTRRWKNGSAEAAIYQTVRGGTINWEDTDYAQPIPTLEIENNVAINFSDQNPGY; from the coding sequence ATGAAAAAATATATTTTAATACTATCGTTTGCGTTTTTGATGGGCTGTTCAGAAGAGTTTTTGTCTGTAGACAACCCGAACGCCCTGACACCTTCTGCTTTTCCAACATCGGCTGCCGACCTAGAGTCGATCTTAATTGGGGTTTATGGTACCCAACATGGTTATGGGTTGTATGGCCACACTATTTTAGCTAAGGGATATCATGTGTGGGATCATACTATGAACCTGGCGTGGCAGGGAACCCAAACCTGGATCAACCAGGCACAAAATGACACCAGGCCTTCCGACGAATTTCTGAAAGATATTTGGAAGGATTCCTATAAGGGTGTGATTCGTGCCAACAGCCTCCTGGAATCCGTGGAAGGATTTCGGTCGGGTGAGGTAAAGCCAGCGACGGCTGTCACGGGCGATCAACTGGATAAATTTGAAGGCCAGGCACTTTATCTGCGTGCGTGGTTCTATTATAACCTGATCATCATTTTTGGTGAGGACATGATCATCAACGGACAAGGACGTGATGCCATGGGCGTGCCGATCGTTTTAAAAACCGCTAACAGCGTTTCTGAAACATTTGTTGGCAGGGCTTCAGTGGGAGAAGTGTGGGATCAGATCAAGGACGATCTTCAGAAATCACTTGCATTGATGGGCACCACTACCTGGTCAGGTGCGGATCGTTTTAAGATAAATCAGTGGGGACTAAAGGGACTGCTTGGAAAGGTGTATGCTTTGACAGGCGACTGGGAAACAGCAAAAGGTTACCTGAAGGATGTGATTGACAACAGCGGCAAGTCACTCGTTCCATTCAATGTTTATAAGAACATGTACAACTCTGACCCGGCCAATGAATTCAATTCCGAATCACTTATTGAAATAGCCCTTGAGGATGATAACGTGGGTAGATCAAATGATGAGACGTCGCTGGGATCGTGGTATGCCAGCATAGTGGCGCCGTCTATCGTCATCAACGACCTTCCCTTGGCCTCAAGCTGGTCCAATGAGTTTATTCATGAGAAGAACCTGGCTCGCTTTGGTTTTACGCAAGATCACTATTTTCAGGATGGCGTGGTGGAACCACGGGCATCTAACGTAAGACCTGGGTATGTGACTGAGGCCCTGGCACTTCGTGCTGACCCGCTGAATAGCCCGGTTGATCCGAGATTATATATTGCCGGATTCCAGCCCTACGCTGATTCAATTATGGCTGATGGCAAAAAGACTGCCATCTCACATTTTGCCGATGGTGTTGAGGTGAACAGACCTGCCTGGAGCTTCCGTAAGTATGTAAATGTGACAGAGAGGCAAAGGCTTATCAGAGATAGTGGTGCCAATTTCTATCTTCTTCGTCTGGCTGATGTATACCTACTCTATGCCGAAGCCTCTATTGAAACAGGCGACATCGCTACTGGTCTTGAATACATCAATAAGGTGCACAGACGTGCCTACAACCTTCCTGTGGATGCGCCTCATCCAAGCGATTATGTCACTCTCACCGATGCTACTAAAGCTGTTGGTGATCCAGAACTCGGCAACAATGTGCTGAGATATGAGCGCTTTGTGGAGCTATTCGGCGAGGGACAAAAATGGACTGACACCAGAAGGTGGAAAAATGGTAGCGCAGAGGCAGCTATTTATCAGACCGTACGAGGAGGTACGATCAACTGGGAGGATACTGACTACGCTCAGCCAATTCCTACCCTGGAGATAGAGAACAATGTCGCTATCAATTTCTCAGACCAAAACCCCGGCTACTAA
- a CDS encoding bile acid:sodium symporter family protein codes for MKKFNIYSTALGATLLLLLLILFTIFTGGLSQAGSLIIAFFTLLAFGFSGHEQLRGYVFTTMIFAGVTIALYYPEYFLVIEGFKLTNLIIPLIQIIMFGMGTSMSLGDFGSIFKSPKGVVVGVSAQLLIMPLIGFTLAKLSNFPPEIAAGIVLIGCSPSGVASNVMAYLAKANLALSITITSIATLLAPFTTPLMMKLLAGEFIEIEVLAMMWSIVKMIILPIGAGLLSNKLLGDKTKWMDKLMPLLSMLAIGVIIVIITAAGRDSLLDIGGILMVLVLIHNLFGYTLGYFYAKLLKLNEQDSRTIAIEVGMQNGGLASGIANTLGKIGTMGLAPAVFGPLMNITGSILASYWHKRAPKGYEEPEQIPANN; via the coding sequence TTGAAAAAATTCAACATCTACTCAACAGCCCTCGGGGCTACTTTGCTTCTTCTTTTACTGATACTCTTTACCATATTCACCGGTGGGCTGTCGCAGGCTGGTTCACTCATTATAGCGTTTTTTACATTACTTGCTTTCGGCTTCAGTGGCCACGAGCAGCTGAGAGGCTATGTGTTTACCACTATGATCTTTGCCGGTGTAACCATAGCCTTGTATTACCCAGAGTATTTTCTGGTAATAGAAGGTTTCAAACTCACCAACCTGATCATACCGCTGATCCAGATTATCATGTTCGGTATGGGCACTTCTATGAGTCTCGGCGATTTTGGTTCCATTTTTAAGTCCCCGAAAGGTGTGGTAGTTGGTGTAAGTGCGCAATTGTTGATCATGCCTTTAATTGGCTTCACGCTGGCCAAGCTCAGCAACTTTCCTCCTGAAATTGCCGCCGGAATAGTGCTCATTGGGTGCTCACCCAGCGGAGTAGCGTCTAATGTGATGGCCTACCTTGCGAAGGCTAACCTGGCACTTTCCATTACCATTACATCCATCGCAACGCTGCTGGCACCATTTACAACGCCACTGATGATGAAGTTGCTTGCCGGTGAGTTTATCGAAATTGAGGTGCTTGCGATGATGTGGAGCATTGTGAAGATGATCATTCTTCCGATAGGAGCCGGCCTGCTTTCTAACAAATTGTTGGGTGACAAAACTAAATGGATGGACAAATTAATGCCGTTGCTTTCCATGCTGGCGATTGGGGTCATCATTGTGATTATTACAGCGGCAGGCCGGGATAGCCTTCTCGATATCGGTGGAATATTGATGGTGCTTGTACTTATTCACAATTTATTTGGGTATACGCTTGGGTATTTTTATGCAAAGCTGCTAAAGCTCAACGAACAGGACTCAAGAACAATAGCCATAGAAGTGGGGATGCAGAATGGCGGCCTGGCCTCAGGCATAGCCAATACGCTTGGGAAAATTGGCACCATGGGACTGGCACCGGCGGTATTTGGCCCACTCATGAACATCACGGGCTCTATACTGGCTTCCTATTGGCACAAAAGAGCCCCAAAGGGATATGAGGAACCAGAGCAGATCCCAGCAAATAATTAA
- a CDS encoding sugar kinase, with protein MKKVVTFGEIMLRLGTPGVLRLSQTTSFDVVYGGGESNVAVSLANYGIPVDFVTRLPKNDLGECALMEMRKRGVGTDKIIFGGDRLGIYFLETGAVSRGSKVVYDRAHSAIAEIKKGMVDWESVFSGARWFHWTGITPAISQGAADACLEAVQTARKMGLTISTDLNYRAKLWKYGVEPEEIMTELTSYCDIILGNEEDAEKHFGIKPDGLDITKQGEHVKAEAFLSVCQQMMKKFPNAKKVITTLRGSISASHNTWAGVLYDGTTMFKSPEYQITHIVDRVGGGDSFMGGLIYGLLTYPDDDQHALNFAVAASCLKHTIVGDANLATLEEVKKLMAGDASGRVAR; from the coding sequence ATGAAAAAAGTAGTAACCTTTGGTGAGATCATGTTGCGCCTTGGAACCCCTGGAGTTTTAAGGCTCTCGCAGACAACAAGTTTTGATGTAGTTTATGGCGGAGGTGAGTCAAACGTGGCCGTATCACTTGCCAATTATGGGATTCCGGTAGACTTTGTTACCCGGCTGCCGAAAAATGACCTCGGTGAGTGTGCGTTAATGGAGATGCGCAAAAGAGGCGTTGGAACAGATAAAATTATTTTTGGCGGAGACCGACTCGGCATATACTTTCTGGAAACCGGTGCGGTGAGCAGAGGCAGTAAAGTGGTTTACGACCGGGCTCATTCTGCGATAGCGGAAATAAAAAAGGGCATGGTTGATTGGGAGAGTGTATTTTCGGGTGCCCGGTGGTTTCACTGGACTGGCATCACACCGGCGATATCACAAGGTGCAGCTGATGCTTGCCTGGAGGCTGTGCAAACAGCCCGCAAAATGGGCCTTACAATCTCGACGGACCTGAATTATAGGGCAAAGCTTTGGAAGTATGGAGTTGAACCTGAGGAAATCATGACAGAGCTAACCTCTTATTGCGACATCATTTTAGGCAACGAAGAGGACGCCGAAAAACACTTCGGCATCAAGCCAGACGGCCTGGACATCACCAAGCAAGGAGAGCACGTAAAGGCCGAAGCATTTCTATCGGTTTGCCAGCAAATGATGAAGAAATTTCCGAATGCTAAGAAAGTAATCACCACGCTAAGAGGCTCCATTTCTGCGTCACACAATACCTGGGCAGGTGTGCTCTATGATGGAACGACCATGTTCAAATCCCCTGAATATCAAATTACGCATATCGTGGATAGGGTAGGTGGAGGAGACTCCTTTATGGGAGGCCTTATTTATGGTTTGCTCACTTATCCAGACGATGATCAGCATGCACTCAATTTTGCTGTGGCCGCCTCTTGCCTCAAGCATACGATTGTAGGAGATGCTAACCTGGCAACGCTTGAGGAGGTGAAGAAGTTGATGGCGGGAGATGCCTCAGGCAGAGTAGCAAGGTAA
- a CDS encoding enolase C-terminal domain-like protein: MKKDENIESRRNVLRTLGIGSAAGTLGLFGFSSANAKDKETPAYAKGTAPVTIKNVKAIATSPSNANLIVVKVDTSEPGLYGLGCSTFTQRASVVVTAINDYLAPFCKGKDVDNIEDMWNSFYIDSYWRNGPVLNNVLSGLDQALWDIKGKRAGMPVYQLLGGKSRFAIPVYARTGGSIQEVADNVNRFKEEGYQYVRMSSPSLTDDSYVPDFKKAGYGYAGDRYFHPQKYIKSVIELFDTVRKQCGDEIDLMHDIHEKIQPMEAIQLINSVEQYRPFFMEDPLSPENQGWWPQLRESTNVPISMGELFNNINEFLDPIANRYFDYIRCHVSQIGGITPAMKIARLGEFFGVRTAWHGPGDVSPVGHAAHAHVDMAIWNFGVQEGRIFPEAEQEVFPGSPTTTNGYMHLNDKPGIGVDIDEKLAAKYPIRLRGYNQIRNADGTIIRP, from the coding sequence ATGAAAAAAGATGAAAATATAGAAAGCCGTAGAAATGTCCTCCGGACATTGGGAATTGGATCGGCAGCCGGCACCCTTGGGCTCTTTGGCTTTAGCAGCGCCAATGCGAAAGACAAAGAAACACCAGCGTACGCAAAGGGCACCGCACCAGTCACGATCAAGAACGTAAAGGCGATTGCTACCTCGCCAAGCAACGCCAATCTCATTGTGGTTAAAGTTGATACTAGCGAACCCGGGTTATATGGTTTGGGCTGCTCCACATTCACACAGCGTGCGTCAGTGGTGGTTACTGCCATTAATGACTACCTCGCCCCGTTTTGCAAGGGTAAGGATGTAGATAATATAGAGGACATGTGGAACTCGTTCTACATCGACTCCTATTGGCGCAATGGCCCCGTACTGAACAATGTGTTGAGCGGGCTTGATCAGGCACTTTGGGATATCAAAGGGAAAAGAGCAGGTATGCCTGTATACCAACTGCTAGGCGGTAAGTCACGTTTTGCCATTCCAGTTTATGCCCGCACGGGGGGATCCATTCAGGAAGTGGCCGACAACGTCAATCGTTTTAAGGAAGAGGGCTATCAGTACGTTCGGATGAGCTCTCCATCATTGACTGACGATTCTTACGTTCCCGACTTTAAAAAGGCGGGATATGGCTATGCGGGAGATCGTTACTTCCATCCTCAGAAATACATCAAATCGGTAATAGAGCTGTTTGACACAGTAAGAAAGCAATGTGGTGACGAGATTGATCTCATGCATGACATTCATGAGAAGATCCAGCCGATGGAGGCGATTCAACTCATCAACTCGGTTGAGCAATACCGGCCCTTCTTCATGGAGGATCCTTTGTCTCCCGAAAACCAGGGCTGGTGGCCACAGCTCAGAGAAAGCACCAATGTGCCTATCTCAATGGGAGAGCTCTTTAATAACATCAACGAATTTCTGGATCCTATCGCCAATCGCTATTTTGATTATATCAGGTGCCATGTGTCGCAGATCGGCGGTATTACTCCTGCCATGAAAATCGCCAGATTAGGTGAATTCTTCGGTGTTCGTACCGCCTGGCACGGCCCTGGCGATGTGTCACCAGTTGGTCATGCAGCCCATGCGCATGTGGACATGGCCATCTGGAACTTTGGCGTTCAGGAAGGCCGGATATTCCCAGAGGCAGAGCAGGAAGTATTCCCCGGATCTCCGACCACCACAAATGGTTATATGCACCTGAACGACAAGCCGGGTATCGGGGTGGACATTGATGAGAAGCTGGCCGCTAAATATCCTATCAGGCTAAGGGGCTATAATCAGATACGAAACGCTGACGGTACCATCATAAGGCCGTAG
- a CDS encoding nuclear transport factor 2 family protein has protein sequence MKKALYSLIFTLLVVLLSCGEQNSQSAVQGAGEAPSQKINADLVKLTVDSLNMALLNRDRKTLISICAAELSYGHSSGAVQDKQTFVDDVVNGPFAFLSIETENQKITTTEDMAIVRHVFQAKGLNNGDTVDVRIGNAQLYKLYPNGHLRLVLRQAFKL, from the coding sequence ATGAAAAAAGCCTTATACAGTTTAATATTTACTCTCCTTGTCGTTTTGTTAAGTTGCGGCGAGCAAAACAGTCAGTCAGCTGTACAGGGAGCAGGTGAGGCCCCTAGCCAGAAGATTAATGCTGACCTGGTGAAACTGACTGTTGATAGCCTGAACATGGCCCTGCTTAACAGAGACCGAAAGACGTTGATAAGCATATGCGCAGCAGAGCTTAGTTACGGGCATTCGAGTGGCGCTGTTCAGGACAAACAAACCTTTGTCGATGATGTGGTGAACGGGCCATTTGCCTTCCTGTCTATCGAAACAGAAAACCAAAAAATAACCACTACTGAAGATATGGCGATTGTAAGGCATGTCTTTCAGGCTAAGGGACTCAACAACGGAGACACGGTTGATGTGCGCATTGGCAACGCACAGCTTTACAAGTTGTACCCTAACGGCCATCTTCGCCTGGTCTTGCGCCAGGCTTTTAAGTTATGA
- a CDS encoding outer membrane protein assembly factor BamB family protein, with protein sequence MKFRLKSLAILLAFVSGCQQSESDKTVSRFDTGVNWPVYGGNNAGNRYSPLDQITIENVSQLEVAWMYKAREPQEPGSSARVREIQCQPIVIDGVLYATTPLLQLFAVNAATGEELWKFSPPEEGFRNRGVMYWENGDDKRILYTVESNLYAVNAATGKLIPGFGNDGVVDLRQGLSDGIDADITKTRVRATSPGVIYKNTLVIGSAVSEAGDGAPGHVRAFNVVTGELEWVFHTIPHPGEVGYETWPEGAYKEVGGANTWSGMILDERNGVVFFGTGSPAADFYGGSRAGQNLFANSIVALNASDGSLVWYYQTISHDLWDRDHPLQPNLATIEHNGQKLEVVVQATKDGMVYVLNSKTGESVFPVEERTVPTNGLPGESPWPTQKFPLKPAPFSRQVYTEDDISDISPEAEAYTRQIYKRYKTDNKFAPPSKEGTLLFGYSGGAEWGGNAIDPDGILYQNANDNPWILEMTENIQQGDAGDEVLSGEQLFSLNCAACHGKDKKGNGTDFPDISNVKNQYNSTQLLNILGGGIGRMPSFQHLAERDRKTIVSYLLEETKTQGDGAADERSEPQPSLTQNAFGFQPAYVKKAWTKLFDEQGYPGIKPPWGTLNAIDLNTGDYLWTVPLGEFPELTDKGISITGTESYGGPVVTAGGLVFIAGTKDERIRAFDKNTGKVVWEYQLPAAGFATPAIYEVDGKQYVAIAAGGARGQKAGDYYVAFKLPD encoded by the coding sequence ATGAAATTTAGACTTAAAAGTCTTGCCATACTACTGGCATTTGTATCTGGTTGCCAGCAGAGCGAGTCAGATAAAACAGTCTCAAGGTTTGATACAGGTGTGAACTGGCCTGTTTACGGGGGTAATAATGCCGGAAACAGGTATTCACCGCTCGATCAGATTACTATTGAGAATGTAAGCCAACTTGAAGTGGCGTGGATGTACAAAGCGAGAGAACCACAAGAGCCGGGGAGCAGCGCCAGAGTACGGGAAATCCAGTGTCAGCCGATTGTAATAGATGGCGTGCTATATGCGACAACGCCGCTTCTCCAGCTATTTGCCGTTAATGCGGCAACCGGGGAAGAGCTTTGGAAGTTTTCGCCACCTGAAGAGGGATTTCGCAACCGTGGTGTCATGTACTGGGAGAATGGAGACGACAAGCGCATTTTGTATACTGTCGAATCAAATCTTTATGCGGTAAACGCTGCCACTGGTAAACTGATACCTGGTTTTGGAAACGACGGGGTGGTTGATCTTCGGCAGGGGCTTTCGGACGGTATTGACGCCGATATCACAAAAACACGAGTAAGAGCAACTTCACCAGGTGTGATTTACAAAAATACGCTTGTGATCGGCTCAGCTGTGTCTGAAGCCGGCGATGGTGCTCCTGGCCACGTGCGGGCATTCAATGTTGTCACCGGAGAGCTGGAATGGGTATTTCACACCATTCCACATCCCGGAGAGGTTGGTTACGAAACATGGCCTGAGGGTGCCTACAAGGAAGTCGGTGGCGCAAACACCTGGTCTGGAATGATCCTGGATGAGAGAAATGGAGTGGTGTTTTTTGGTACTGGTTCGCCTGCAGCGGACTTCTATGGCGGAAGCAGAGCAGGACAAAATCTCTTTGCCAACAGTATAGTGGCTTTGAATGCTAGCGACGGCAGCCTCGTATGGTACTACCAAACCATTAGCCACGACCTGTGGGACAGAGATCATCCACTGCAACCTAATCTTGCTACCATCGAGCACAACGGACAAAAGCTTGAGGTAGTTGTTCAGGCGACGAAAGATGGGATGGTGTATGTGCTCAATAGCAAAACAGGGGAGTCGGTATTTCCGGTAGAGGAAAGAACGGTGCCAACCAATGGCTTACCCGGGGAGTCACCATGGCCCACCCAAAAGTTTCCATTGAAGCCAGCTCCATTCTCAAGGCAGGTGTATACCGAGGATGATATTTCCGACATTTCACCCGAAGCAGAAGCCTATACCAGGCAAATATATAAGAGATATAAAACGGATAATAAGTTCGCTCCTCCAAGCAAAGAAGGAACGCTATTGTTCGGCTATAGTGGCGGAGCAGAGTGGGGTGGAAATGCAATCGACCCCGACGGAATATTATACCAAAATGCCAACGACAACCCGTGGATTCTTGAGATGACTGAAAATATCCAGCAAGGGGATGCTGGTGATGAGGTATTGTCGGGTGAGCAACTGTTTTCGCTCAATTGTGCAGCATGCCATGGTAAGGACAAGAAGGGTAATGGAACCGATTTTCCCGACATAAGCAATGTTAAGAATCAATACAATAGCACTCAGCTACTAAACATCCTTGGGGGCGGCATAGGTAGAATGCCGTCTTTCCAACACCTGGCAGAAAGGGATCGGAAGACAATTGTCAGCTACTTGCTGGAAGAAACAAAAACGCAGGGAGATGGCGCAGCAGACGAGCGAAGCGAGCCACAGCCATCATTGACACAGAATGCGTTTGGCTTTCAGCCGGCTTATGTCAAAAAGGCCTGGACGAAGCTTTTTGATGAGCAGGGTTATCCCGGAATTAAGCCGCCGTGGGGGACGCTTAACGCCATTGACCTCAATACAGGGGACTACCTGTGGACGGTTCCTCTGGGAGAATTTCCGGAGTTGACAGATAAGGGTATTTCAATAACCGGCACAGAAAGCTACGGCGGCCCGGTGGTAACTGCCGGAGGCCTCGTCTTTATCGCTGGTACCAAAGACGAAAGAATCAGAGCCTTTGATAAAAACACTGGAAAAGTAGTGTGGGAATATCAACTGCCAGCAGCGGGTTTTGCTACACCGGCTATTTACGAAGTGGATGGCAAGCAGTACGTGGCCATTGCCGCAGGTGGAGCAAGAGGGCAAAAAGCCGGTGACTACTATGTGGCCTTCAAACTTCCCGATTGA